The following coding sequences lie in one Hippopotamus amphibius kiboko isolate mHipAmp2 chromosome 7, mHipAmp2.hap2, whole genome shotgun sequence genomic window:
- the DYRK2 gene encoding dual specificity tyrosine-phosphorylation-regulated kinase 2 — translation MLTRKPSAAAPAAYPTGRGGDSVVRQLQASPGLGAGAPRSGVGTGPPSPIALPPLRASNAATAAHTIGGSKHTMNDHLHVGSHGHGQIQVQQLFEDNSNKRTVLTTQPNGLTTVGKTGLPVVPERQLESIHRRQGSSTSLKSLEGMGKVKATPMTPEQAMKQYMQKLTSFEHHEIFSYPEIYFLGPNAKKRQGMTGGPNNGGYDDDQGSYVQVPHDHVAYRYEVLKVIGKGSFGQVVKAYDHKVHQHVALKMVRNEKRFHRQAAEEIRILEHLRKQDKDNTMNVIHMLENFTFRNHICMTFELLSMNLYELIKKNKFQGFSLPLVRKFAHSILQCLDALHKNRIIHCDLKPENILLKQQGRSGIKVIDFGSSCYEHQRVYTYIQSRFYRAPEVILGARYGMPIDMWSLGCILAELLTGYPLLPGEDEGDQLACMIELLGMPSQKLLDASKRAKNFVSSKGYPRYCTVTTLSDGSVVLNGGRSRRGKLRGPPESREWGNALKGCDDPLFLDFLKQCLEWDPAVRMTPGQALRHPWLRRRLPKPPTGEKTSVKRITESTGAITSISKLPPPSSSASKLRTNLAQMTDANGNIQQRTVLPKLVS, via the exons ATGTTAACCAGGAAACCTTCGGCCGCCGCTCCCGCCGCCTACCCGACGG GCCGAGGAGGGGACAGCGTCGTTCGCCAGCTGCAGGCGTCCCCGGGGCTCGGTGCGGGGGCCCCCCGGAGCGGAGTGGGGACCGGCCCGCCCTCCCCCATCGCCCTGCCGCCTCTCCGCGCCAGCAACGCTGCCACCGCAGCCCACACG ATTGGCGGCAGTAAGCACACAATGAATGACCACCTACACGTCGGCAGCCACGGCCACGGACAGATCCAGGTTCAGCAGCTGTTTGAGGATAACAGTAACAAGCGGACCGTGCTCACGACACAACCAAATGGGCTTACGACGGTGGGCAAAACGGGGTTGCCGGTGGTGCCGGAGCGGCAGCTGGAGAGCATCCACAGACGCCAGGGGAGCTCCACCTCTCTGAAGTCTCTGGAAGGCATGGGGAAGGTGAAAGCCACCCCCATGACACCTGAGCAAGCGATGAAGCAATACATGCAAAAACTAACCAGCTTTGAACACCACGAGATTTTCAGCTACCCTGAAATATACTTCTTGGGTCCAAACGCAAAGAAGCGCCAGGGCATGACAGGTGGGCCCAACAACGGTGGCTACGATGATGACCAAGGATCCTATGTGCAGGTGCCCCACGATCACGTGGCTTACAGGTACGAGGTCCTCAAGGTCATTGGGAAGGGGAGCTTTGGGCAGGTGGTCAAGGCCTATGACCACAAAGTCCACCAGCACGTGGCCCTGAAGATGGTGCGGAACGAGAAGCGTTTCCACCGGCAGGCGGCCGAGGAGATCCGCATCCTGGAGCACCTGCGGAAGCAGGACAAGGACAACACCATGAACGTCATCCACATGCTGGAGAACTTCACCTTCCGCAACCACATCTGCATGACGTTCGAGCTGCTCAGCATGAACCTCTACGAGCTCATCAAGAAGAACAAGTTCCAGGGCTTCAGCCTGCCTTTGGTTCGCAAGTTCGCCCACTCCATCCTGCAGTGCCTGGACGCTTTGCACAAAAACAGGATCATTCACTGTGACTTGAAGCCCGAGAACATTTTGTTGAAGCAGCAGGGTAGAAGTGGGATTAAAGTGATTGATTTTGGCTCCAGTTGTTATGAGCATCAGCGGGTCTACACGTACATCCAGTCCCGTTTTTACCGGGCCCCGGAGGTCATCCTCGGCGCCAGGTACGGCATGCCCATCGACATGTGGAGCCTGGGCTGCATCCTGGCGGAGCTCCTGACTGGCTACCCCCTCTTGCCCGGGGAAGACGAAGGGGACCAGCTGGCCTGTATGATTGAACTGCTGGGCATGCCCTCCCAGAAACTGCTGGATGCATCCAAACGAGCCAAAAATTTTGTGAGCTCCAAGGGTTATCCCCGCTACTGCACTGTCACGACTCTTTCAGACGGCTCCGTGGTTCTCAACGGAGGCCGCTCCCggagggggaaactgaggggCCCACCGGAGAGCAGAGAGTGGGGGAATGCACTGAAGGGGTGTGACGATCCCCTCTTCCTTGACTTCTTAAAACAGTGTTTAGAATGGGATCCTGCGGTTCGCATGACCCCTGGCCAGGCTTTGCGGCATCCCTGGCTGAGGAGGCGGCTGCCAAAGCCTCCGACGGGGGAGAAGACGTCAGTGAAAAGGATCACCGAGAGCACTGGTGCTATCACATCCATTTCCAAGTTACCTCCACCTTCCAGCTCAGCTTCCAAACTGAGGACTAATTTGGCACAGATGACAGATGCCAATGGGAATATTCAGCAGAGGACAGTGTTGCCAAAACTTGTTAGCTGA